One Streptomyces sp. L2 genomic window carries:
- a CDS encoding metallopeptidase TldD-related protein — protein MSASSSKPHEIVERALELSTADGCVVIADEESTANLRWAGNALTTNGVTRGRTLTVIATVDGKEGTASGVVSRSAVTAEELEPLVRAAEAAARGAGAAEDARPLVSGVPESPDFADVPAETSSAVFADFAPALGEAFARARAGGRELYGFANHELVSTYVGTSTGLRLRHDQPTGTLEMNAKSPDRTRSAWAGSSTRDFKDVDPGVMDAELAVRLGWAERRLELPAGRYETLLPPTAVADLLIYQMWSASGRDAAEGRTVFSKPGGGTRVGDRLSELPLTLRSDPDEPGLECPSFAVAHSSDGDQSVFDNGLPVRATKWIDEGVLRHLTTSRHSAALTGLPVAPAPGNLILDGGTDRSLQEMVAGTERGLLLTCLWYIREVDPATLLLTGLTRDGVYLVENGEVTGQVNNFRFNESPVDLLGRATEAGRTEKTLPREWSDWFTRAAMPALRIPDFNMSSVSQGV, from the coding sequence ATGAGCGCCAGCAGCAGCAAGCCGCACGAGATCGTCGAGCGGGCCCTGGAGCTGTCCACCGCCGACGGCTGTGTCGTCATCGCCGACGAGGAGTCGACCGCCAACCTGCGCTGGGCGGGCAACGCGCTGACGACGAACGGCGTGACGCGCGGCCGTACGCTCACCGTGATCGCCACCGTGGACGGGAAGGAGGGCACCGCCTCCGGTGTGGTGTCCCGGTCCGCGGTGACCGCGGAGGAGCTGGAGCCGCTGGTACGCGCCGCGGAGGCCGCCGCGCGCGGGGCCGGAGCGGCCGAGGACGCGCGGCCGCTGGTGTCGGGGGTGCCCGAGTCGCCGGACTTCGCGGACGTGCCCGCCGAGACCTCGTCCGCCGTGTTCGCGGACTTCGCCCCGGCCCTCGGCGAGGCGTTCGCACGCGCGCGTGCGGGCGGCCGGGAGCTGTACGGCTTCGCCAACCACGAGCTGGTGTCGACGTACGTGGGCACGTCGACGGGCCTGCGGCTGCGGCACGACCAGCCGACCGGCACGCTGGAGATGAACGCCAAGTCCCCGGACCGGACGCGATCGGCGTGGGCCGGCAGCTCCACGCGGGACTTCAAGGACGTCGACCCGGGAGTGATGGACGCCGAGCTGGCCGTACGCCTGGGGTGGGCCGAGCGGCGCCTGGAGCTGCCCGCGGGCCGCTACGAGACGCTGCTGCCGCCGACCGCGGTGGCGGACCTGCTGATCTACCAGATGTGGTCGGCTTCGGGCCGGGACGCGGCCGAGGGTCGCACGGTGTTCTCCAAGCCCGGCGGGGGCACGCGCGTGGGCGACCGGCTCTCCGAGCTGCCGCTGACCCTGCGCAGCGACCCGGACGAGCCCGGTCTGGAGTGCCCGTCGTTCGCGGTCGCCCACTCCTCCGACGGCGACCAGTCGGTGTTCGACAACGGGCTGCCCGTACGCGCCACCAAGTGGATCGACGAGGGCGTGCTCCGGCATCTGACGACCAGCCGGCACAGTGCCGCGCTGACCGGGCTGCCGGTCGCCCCGGCGCCGGGGAACCTGATCCTGGACGGCGGGACGGACCGCTCGCTCCAGGAGATGGTCGCCGGTACCGAGCGCGGGCTGCTGCTGACCTGCCTGTGGTACATCCGCGAGGTCGACCCGGCGACGCTGCTGCTGACCGGGCTGACCAGGGACGGCGTCTACCTCGTGGAGAACGGCGAGGTGACCGGGCAGGTGAACAATTTCCGGTTCAACGAGTCGCCGGTGGACCTGCTGGGCCGGGCCACGGAGGCGGGGCGGACGGAGAAGACGCTGCCGCGCGAGTGGAGCGACTGGTTCACGCGGGCCGCGATGCCCGCGCTGCGGATCCCCGATTTCAACATGAGCTCTGTCAGCCAGGGCGTATAA